In a genomic window of Mucilaginibacter sp. KACC 22063:
- a CDS encoding TonB-dependent receptor: protein MKRYYLTLIFLGLIQAAFCQRITGTVTDAITHEPLPGVTVTAGESTTTTSNSTVTDRNGRFSIAHADQLHFSMVGYVTQLVASGKNPLSVAMQPSSLDLQPVIVTASREKQARQDAPIAISKINQVQIQDTKATALYQLLNKVPGVYMVDLGNEQHTMAIRQPITYNALYLYMEDGLPIRPTGIFNHNSLYEINMSGVKDIEVVKGPASSLYGSNSVGGAVNFITQGPPSGYAGGVSLQGDNYHYRRVDANGGFTDGKFGLYAGGYVAHMKDGWQDYTNFDKYSVNLKTTYDFNNQTKLTAAAAYNYLNTQTPGTLDSAHFYSRTYSSNQRFTYRKVEAFRANMRLDHTWNERSATFVTGFYRDNSTAQLPSYYISDVRDANGKYLSSNGQVNDQKFHSFGLLAQHRTDFDFLHSRLIAGVYLDNSPSSYYAQQLNITKDVVNNYYTGFTNTGLYLDDYRIKLFNTAAYTQYEIRPFDALRIVGGLRYDRVHYDFQNGLPPSNTKYKQQETNNFNIVAPKIGFTYNLGNNKGFYGNFSVGFQPPETGDLYSSRQLTPLKQATFENYEIGGWFSALDKKLYAEVSLFDLEGRNEIISQLLPDNTTQNQNAGATRHQGIEYSVTYAPVHDVTLRFSGTNARHIYLDYSEVAKNYSTGNSYSIVYDGNRMINAPAWIANAEATYKPSFLPGFRIAPEWQHINHYYTDPANTKTYSGYNLYNLRLGYDFKATVLKGAGIWFNVLNLTNKLYATTVTSNQYGDTYNAAPPRIYTLGISYAFSKY from the coding sequence ATGAAACGTTATTACCTTACCCTAATATTTTTAGGCCTGATACAGGCTGCCTTTTGCCAGCGCATCACTGGTACTGTAACTGATGCCATTACACACGAGCCATTGCCCGGAGTTACCGTCACCGCTGGCGAAAGCACTACAACAACATCTAATTCAACCGTGACTGATCGTAACGGCCGTTTTTCTATCGCTCATGCTGATCAGCTACATTTCAGTATGGTTGGTTATGTTACTCAGTTGGTTGCATCCGGCAAAAATCCTTTATCTGTAGCTATGCAGCCTTCATCGCTTGATTTGCAGCCAGTAATTGTTACTGCCAGCCGCGAGAAACAGGCGCGTCAGGATGCGCCGATTGCTATCAGCAAAATAAACCAGGTGCAGATACAAGACACTAAGGCAACTGCACTTTATCAACTGTTAAATAAAGTTCCCGGCGTTTATATGGTTGATCTTGGAAACGAACAGCACACCATGGCCATCCGTCAGCCGATTACTTATAATGCACTTTATTTGTATATGGAAGATGGTTTACCTATCCGTCCTACGGGTATCTTCAACCATAATTCTTTATATGAAATCAACATGTCGGGTGTTAAGGATATCGAAGTTGTTAAAGGCCCTGCATCGTCACTGTATGGCAGTAATTCTGTTGGTGGCGCAGTAAACTTTATTACACAGGGTCCGCCGTCGGGTTATGCTGGAGGTGTATCATTACAAGGCGATAATTATCACTACCGCCGGGTTGATGCCAATGGAGGTTTTACCGATGGAAAATTCGGTTTGTATGCAGGTGGCTACGTAGCCCACATGAAAGACGGCTGGCAGGATTATACCAACTTCGACAAGTATTCGGTTAACCTGAAAACAACTTACGATTTTAATAATCAAACAAAGCTGACTGCCGCGGCTGCGTACAATTATCTTAATACGCAAACACCCGGTACTTTAGACAGCGCACATTTTTACAGCAGGACATACAGCAGTAACCAGCGTTTTACTTACCGTAAAGTAGAGGCATTTAGGGCTAATATGCGTTTAGACCATACCTGGAACGAGCGCAGCGCTACATTTGTAACCGGCTTTTACAGAGATAACTCAACAGCGCAATTGCCGAGTTATTATATCTCAGATGTAAGGGATGCGAACGGCAAATATTTAAGCTCGAACGGGCAGGTGAATGATCAGAAGTTCCACAGTTTCGGTTTGCTGGCGCAGCACCGTACAGATTTTGACTTTCTGCATTCGCGATTAATAGCAGGTGTTTATCTGGATAACAGCCCAAGCTCTTATTATGCACAGCAGTTAAACATTACAAAAGATGTGGTGAATAATTACTATACCGGTTTTACCAATACGGGCCTTTATCTTGATGATTACCGCATTAAGTTATTTAATACCGCTGCATATACACAATACGAGATCAGGCCGTTTGATGCCTTACGTATTGTTGGTGGCTTACGTTATGACCGTGTACATTATGATTTTCAGAATGGGTTGCCACCGTCAAACACGAAGTATAAGCAGCAAGAGACCAATAACTTTAACATCGTAGCACCAAAAATAGGGTTCACCTATAACCTGGGTAATAACAAAGGCTTTTATGGTAACTTCAGCGTTGGGTTCCAGCCGCCTGAAACAGGCGATTTATACAGTTCGCGCCAGTTAACCCCGTTAAAGCAAGCTACTTTTGAAAATTATGAAATAGGCGGATGGTTCTCTGCCCTGGATAAAAAGCTTTATGCAGAAGTTAGTTTGTTTGATCTGGAAGGTAGAAACGAGATTATCAGTCAGCTGTTGCCTGATAACACCACTCAAAACCAAAATGCAGGTGCTACCAGGCACCAGGGTATAGAATATTCAGTAACCTATGCGCCTGTGCATGACGTTACCCTACGCTTTAGCGGTACAAATGCGCGTCACATCTATCTGGATTATAGTGAAGTGGCTAAGAATTACAGCACCGGCAACAGTTACAGTATAGTGTATGATGGTAACCGCATGATCAATGCACCGGCATGGATAGCCAACGCAGAAGCTACTTATAAACCTTCATTTTTACCGGGCTTCCGCATAGCGCCAGAGTGGCAGCACATCAACCATTATTATACAGATCCGGCTAATACCAAAACTTACAGCGGTTACAATTTGTATAATCTGCGCCTTGGTTACGACTTTAAAGCCACTGTGCTTAAAGGAGCCGGTATATGGTTCAATGTGCTTAACTTAACCAATAAGCTGTACGCTACAACAGTAACCAGCAATCAGTATGGCGATACCTATAATGCAGCGCCTCCGCGCATTTATACTTTAGGTATCAGCTATGCATTTTCAAAATATTGA
- a CDS encoding PepSY domain-containing protein, protein MENNNHKLRRNFYKWHRIIGLIALVPVICWTLSGLSHPFMSNWFRPFIPNETFKPLTQAQMKPVMSLQQVLDQNKVAVIRNFGLVDFKGQTYYQVLQADSSYSYYSANDGKVLPDGDKLYATYLARYLTQDSVSKIKRITLQTKFDAQYQPINHLLPVWKVSFLRPDGMDVYIETGQSRMGTFNNNTRKAMLGLFEQFHTWQFLAAIGGEKLRIGVLIVLVGCMFLSMLSGLIVYGFLWNRFKELSEKRKASGKKDTRFVHRFHRQLGLIMSFLMLTFTFSAAFHLIVKLHNIRPESKPYSQLINRDQLQLSNLQLPVADTLIKKVSVAMFENKVYYQVLKRDKSMAYIDAANGKELPDGDVRYASYLADYYRKTSGSTTNIQPGKTELIKQFNEEYGFINKRLPVEKVSYGSENWYIETATAKLATKVAGLDRAEGFSFIFLHKYFGMSWAGKNIRDIVSMLAALGILVVSLFGFAAFLKNQ, encoded by the coding sequence ATGGAAAACAACAATCATAAGTTGCGCCGTAATTTTTACAAGTGGCACCGTATCATCGGTTTAATTGCTCTGGTACCGGTCATATGCTGGACCTTGAGCGGATTATCGCACCCGTTTATGTCAAACTGGTTCAGGCCGTTTATTCCTAATGAAACTTTTAAGCCGCTAACACAGGCACAGATGAAACCTGTAATGTCTTTACAGCAGGTGCTTGATCAAAACAAGGTTGCTGTTATCCGCAATTTTGGTTTAGTAGATTTTAAAGGGCAAACTTATTACCAGGTGCTTCAGGCCGATAGTAGCTATAGCTACTATTCGGCTAATGATGGTAAAGTGCTGCCAGATGGCGACAAATTATATGCAACCTACCTAGCACGCTACCTTACGCAAGATTCTGTTTCTAAAATAAAGCGCATCACTTTACAGACTAAGTTTGATGCCCAGTATCAGCCCATTAATCATTTGTTACCCGTTTGGAAGGTAAGCTTTCTTCGGCCGGATGGTATGGATGTTTATATAGAAACAGGGCAAAGCCGCATGGGAACGTTCAATAATAATACCCGTAAAGCAATGCTGGGTTTATTTGAGCAGTTTCATACCTGGCAATTTCTGGCAGCGATAGGCGGCGAAAAATTGAGAATAGGGGTACTGATCGTATTGGTTGGCTGCATGTTCTTGTCGATGTTGAGTGGTTTGATTGTGTATGGCTTTCTGTGGAACAGGTTTAAAGAGTTATCCGAGAAACGCAAAGCAAGCGGTAAAAAAGATACGCGCTTTGTTCATCGCTTCCATAGGCAGTTGGGGCTTATTATGTCTTTCCTGATGCTCACATTTACTTTCAGCGCAGCTTTTCATCTCATTGTTAAGTTACATAACATTAGGCCGGAGAGCAAACCATATAGTCAGCTAATTAATCGCGACCAGTTACAATTATCAAACTTACAATTACCCGTTGCAGATACCCTGATCAAAAAGGTTTCGGTAGCTATGTTTGAAAACAAGGTTTACTACCAGGTACTCAAAAGGGATAAAAGTATGGCTTACATCGATGCTGCTAATGGTAAAGAACTGCCAGACGGCGATGTTCGTTATGCTAGCTACCTGGCAGATTATTACCGAAAAACCAGCGGCAGCACAACTAATATTCAGCCGGGTAAAACCGAATTGATTAAACAGTTTAACGAGGAGTATGGATTTATCAATAAACGCCTGCCGGTTGAAAAAGTAAGTTATGGCAGCGAGAACTGGTATATAGAAACTGCTACTGCTAAGTTAGCTACCAAAGTAGCCGGGCTTGACCGTGCTGAAGGATTTTCTTTCATTTTTCTACATAAATACTTTGGCATGTCATGGGCAGGCAAAAACATCCGTGATATTGTGAGCATGCTTGCTGCTTTGGGTATTTTAGTGGTTTCGTTATTTGGCTTCGCCGCTTTCTTAAAAAATCAATAA
- a CDS encoding heavy metal-binding domain-containing protein: protein MKRYILIAVTSLMVAACSQNPPANKKAEKQQQANCKYTCTMDKDVCSDKPGVCPKCGMELVEKADK from the coding sequence ATGAAAAGATACATTTTAATTGCAGTTACCAGTTTAATGGTAGCCGCGTGTTCGCAAAACCCACCTGCCAATAAAAAGGCAGAGAAACAGCAACAGGCAAATTGCAAATACACCTGTACTATGGATAAAGACGTATGCTCGGATAAACCCGGCGTATGTCCAAAATGCGGTATGGAGCTGGTGGAGAAAGCAGATAAATAA
- a CDS encoding NUDIX domain-containing protein, whose product MKQSAGVLLYRYNKQQLEFFLVHPGGPFFAKKDAGAWSIPKGEFDESEEPLTAAQREFQEETGQPVEGDFIMLEPIKQKGGKVVHCWAVEGDIDHENIVSNVFTMEYPYKSGKWVSYPEIDKAAWLEADIALQKINPAQANLILQLIAIKQQEG is encoded by the coding sequence ATGAAACAAAGCGCAGGCGTTTTGCTATATCGTTATAACAAACAGCAATTAGAGTTTTTCCTGGTGCATCCGGGCGGACCATTCTTTGCAAAAAAAGATGCAGGTGCTTGGTCGATACCCAAAGGCGAGTTCGACGAAAGCGAAGAACCGCTTACCGCCGCGCAACGTGAGTTTCAGGAAGAAACAGGCCAGCCAGTTGAAGGTGACTTTATAATGCTTGAACCCATAAAGCAAAAAGGCGGCAAAGTGGTACACTGCTGGGCCGTTGAAGGCGACATTGACCACGAAAACATTGTAAGCAATGTTTTCACAATGGAATACCCATACAAGTCGGGCAAGTGGGTTTCATATCCCGAAATTGACAAAGCTGCATGGTTGGAAGCAGATATTGCTTTGCAGAAGATTAATCCAGCCCAGGCCAACTTAATACTACAATTAATAGCCATTAAACAACAAGAGGGCTAA
- a CDS encoding riboflavin synthase produces MFTGIIETLGRVTDLYKDGGNLHITVESTIASELRIDQSVAHNGVCLTVVALADGLHTVTAIEETLNKTNLAYLKAGDEINLERCMQMNARLDGHIVQGHVDQTAVCRSVEEMDGSWVYTFEYDAGIGNVTVEKGSICVNGISLTVVNSTDNGFSVAIIPYTYEHTNLHNIKAGDTVNLEFDIIGKYVARLMKR; encoded by the coding sequence ATGTTTACCGGAATAATTGAAACCCTTGGCCGTGTTACGGATCTTTATAAAGATGGGGGCAACCTGCATATCACTGTCGAATCAACTATCGCATCAGAATTAAGGATTGATCAGTCTGTAGCCCACAATGGGGTTTGTTTAACAGTTGTGGCGCTTGCCGATGGCCTGCACACGGTTACTGCCATTGAAGAAACGTTAAATAAAACCAATCTGGCTTATCTTAAAGCGGGGGATGAGATCAACCTGGAGCGTTGCATGCAAATGAACGCCCGCTTAGACGGCCATATTGTGCAGGGGCACGTAGATCAAACAGCTGTTTGTAGATCTGTTGAGGAAATGGACGGCAGCTGGGTATATACTTTCGAGTATGATGCCGGTATAGGTAACGTTACCGTTGAAAAGGGTTCTATTTGTGTAAATGGTATTAGCCTTACGGTGGTAAACTCAACAGATAACGGTTTTTCGGTGGCGATTATTCCATACACTTACGAGCATACCAATTTGCATAATATAAAAGCCGGCGACACAGTAAACCTTGAATTTGATATCATTGGTAAATATGTCGCCAGGCTAATGAAGCGTTAA
- a CDS encoding tetratricopeptide repeat protein, protein MKFCLSLVLLLMCAATFAQNSTTKTDSTLIELYQTQKFGEAADLLKKTYPEPLNNKVLAQLAYASNQAGRLPDAEAYYQRLYSIDSTNLSVLFSMASIQMRRGNNAKSLAYYKRILKIDSTNFSVYRQLATLSKNTGDIVANLVYLQKANKINPENGDVAYDLSTAMIGFKQFEQAEKIIDVALHADTSNILLLTGKMQVDFNLKKYPEMIDICTRLINNQAQSTQVINYKGIAEFRLKKYKECIKTLHMLDSTDTQTETSYYYLGLSHKALKDNAKAIYYLQKAINEGISPATNSYYSEIGDCYDQMHLPKKAIAAYQRGLTFGEKPMALYAMAAIYDVSLKDTLMAVRYYKKYISSKPPADSQQSFIEYTSHRINELHR, encoded by the coding sequence ATGAAATTTTGCCTCAGCCTTGTTCTGTTGCTAATGTGTGCGGCAACATTTGCTCAAAACAGTACTACAAAAACCGACTCAACTTTGATTGAACTTTACCAGACACAAAAATTTGGTGAAGCTGCCGATCTGCTTAAAAAGACCTATCCTGAACCCCTAAACAATAAGGTACTTGCGCAGCTGGCCTATGCCTCAAACCAGGCAGGCCGGTTGCCCGATGCCGAAGCTTATTATCAACGCCTGTACAGTATTGATTCCACCAATCTTTCGGTATTGTTCAGCATGGCCAGCATCCAAATGCGGCGGGGTAATAATGCAAAATCACTCGCCTATTACAAACGCATCCTTAAAATCGACAGTACAAACTTTAGCGTTTACAGGCAGTTAGCTACTCTTAGCAAAAACACGGGTGATATCGTTGCTAACTTGGTTTACCTGCAAAAAGCTAACAAAATCAACCCCGAGAATGGTGACGTAGCCTATGATCTTTCTACGGCAATGATCGGTTTTAAACAGTTTGAGCAGGCAGAAAAAATAATTGATGTGGCATTACATGCTGATACATCGAACATTTTACTGTTGACGGGTAAAATGCAGGTAGATTTCAATTTGAAGAAGTATCCGGAAATGATAGACATCTGCACCAGGCTGATCAATAACCAGGCACAATCCACGCAGGTAATCAACTACAAGGGTATAGCAGAGTTCAGGCTTAAAAAATATAAGGAGTGCATTAAAACCCTGCACATGCTCGACAGTACCGATACCCAAACTGAAACTTCTTATTACTATTTAGGCCTAAGCCATAAGGCTTTAAAAGACAACGCTAAAGCGATTTATTATCTGCAAAAAGCCATTAACGAAGGTATATCCCCAGCTACAAACAGCTATTACAGCGAGATCGGCGATTGCTACGATCAAATGCATTTGCCTAAAAAGGCGATAGCGGCTTATCAGCGCGGACTAACATTCGGCGAGAAACCGATGGCACTTTATGCTATGGCTGCTATTTATGATGTCTCACTGAAAGACACTTTAATGGCTGTAAGATATTATAAAAAGTATATCTCGTCTAAACCACCGGCAGATAGCCAGCAATCATTTATCGAATATACCAGTCACCGAATCAACGAATTACATCGTTAA
- the hscA gene encoding Fe-S protein assembly chaperone HscA: protein MAIVSINLATGSLQQEDIIVGIDLGTTNSLVAFINPDKQPQVINDAGKGVLVPSVIHFGATGDITVGNDAKTYLTTDPQNTIFSVKRLLGRSYKDIENYQSFFSYKVIDDDTESLVKIKVGDKFYTPIELSGLILKELKERAEHALKTPVNRAVITVPAYFNDSQRQATRDAGKLAGLDVLRIVNEPTAASLAYGIGLNPEETKTVAVYDLGGGTFDVSILQIQNGIFEVLSTNGNTFLGGDDFDRAIADYWIEQNKLDKAELANNNELTQQIRLKAEEAKKAFAHQSIFNEKLGDIWLTIDRNTFEQLIQPKVNETIESCKNALKDAGLKVTDIDEVIMVGGSTRTALVKNKVAEFFGRPVHDDVNPDEVVALGAALQADILAGNRKDILLLDVTPLSLGIETMGGLMDVIIPRNSKVPTKAGRQYTTSVDGQVNMKVTVYQGERDLVKENRKLAEFDLKGIPAMPAGLPKVDINFLLNADGILKVQAIELRSGVKQEVEVKPTYGITDDQVEQMLMDSITHAKDDVTQRMLIEARTEGEQMVYTAQRFMEKNREYLSIEELAQTQAYVKALQDALTGGDKDAILKKIDELNEYTRPFAERVMDMAISHAMKGKSIDGAGE, encoded by the coding sequence ATGGCTATAGTTTCAATTAACCTGGCAACAGGTTCACTGCAGCAGGAAGATATTATTGTAGGCATCGACCTTGGTACCACAAACTCGCTGGTTGCTTTTATTAACCCGGATAAACAACCGCAGGTTATTAATGATGCAGGCAAAGGTGTACTGGTGCCATCAGTAATACATTTTGGTGCAACAGGTGATATTACTGTGGGCAACGATGCTAAAACCTATTTAACAACCGACCCGCAGAACACCATATTTTCGGTTAAGCGTTTGCTTGGACGGTCATATAAAGACATTGAAAACTATCAAAGCTTTTTCTCATACAAAGTAATTGACGATGATACCGAAAGCCTGGTAAAGATCAAGGTTGGTGATAAGTTTTATACACCTATCGAACTTTCGGGCCTGATATTAAAGGAACTTAAAGAACGTGCCGAACACGCATTAAAAACTCCGGTTAACCGGGCGGTAATCACTGTACCTGCTTATTTTAACGATTCGCAGCGCCAGGCTACCCGCGATGCAGGTAAACTTGCAGGTTTAGATGTATTGCGGATTGTTAACGAACCTACCGCAGCCAGCCTTGCTTATGGCATTGGCTTAAACCCTGAAGAAACAAAGACAGTTGCCGTTTATGACTTAGGCGGTGGTACTTTTGATGTTTCTATCCTGCAGATCCAAAACGGCATTTTCGAAGTATTATCAACCAATGGTAATACATTTTTAGGTGGCGATGATTTTGACCGTGCCATTGCCGATTACTGGATAGAACAGAACAAACTGGATAAAGCAGAACTGGCCAATAATAATGAGCTTACACAGCAGATCCGTTTAAAAGCAGAAGAAGCTAAAAAAGCATTTGCGCATCAAAGCATCTTTAATGAGAAGCTTGGCGATATCTGGCTCACCATTGACCGCAATACCTTTGAGCAACTGATACAGCCTAAAGTAAATGAAACCATTGAAAGCTGTAAAAACGCGTTGAAGGATGCCGGCTTAAAAGTAACCGACATTGACGAAGTGATTATGGTGGGTGGCTCAACCCGTACCGCGTTGGTTAAAAATAAAGTTGCTGAATTCTTCGGCCGCCCGGTACATGATGATGTAAACCCGGACGAGGTAGTTGCCCTTGGTGCTGCTTTACAAGCTGATATTTTGGCCGGTAACCGTAAAGATATTTTATTGCTGGACGTTACCCCGCTTTCTTTAGGTATTGAAACGATGGGTGGCTTAATGGATGTTATTATTCCGCGTAATTCAAAAGTACCTACCAAGGCCGGTCGCCAGTATACCACATCTGTTGACGGGCAGGTAAACATGAAAGTAACCGTTTATCAGGGCGAACGTGATTTGGTAAAAGAAAACCGCAAACTGGCCGAGTTTGATTTAAAAGGTATCCCGGCAATGCCTGCTGGCTTGCCTAAAGTTGATATTAACTTTTTGCTGAATGCCGATGGTATTTTGAAAGTGCAGGCTATTGAACTGCGTTCGGGCGTTAAGCAGGAAGTTGAAGTAAAACCAACTTACGGTATTACTGACGATCAGGTGGAGCAGATGCTGATGGATAGCATTACTCACGCTAAAGACGATGTGACCCAGCGTATGCTGATTGAAGCCCGCACGGAAGGCGAGCAGATGGTTTATACCGCACAGCGCTTCATGGAAAAGAACCGCGAATATCTTTCTATTGAAGAACTTGCACAAACACAGGCCTATGTAAAGGCATTACAAGATGCACTTACCGGTGGCGATAAAGACGCGATACTGAAAAAGATTGATGAACTGAACGAGTATACCCGCCCTTTTGCCGAACGTGTAATGGATATGGCTATCAGCCATGCTATGAAGGGTAAGAGCATTGATGGTGCGGGTGAATAA
- a CDS encoding TolB family protein, with translation MLKPPKKLLLVALLFICSYSYGQQFGGNPPSVKWQQINTPAARVIFPYGLDSVGLRVASIIQEMNNRIKPTIGVKQKQVNIVLQNQTIISNGFVQLAPFRSEFYLTPSQNSFELGTLPWDEQLAIHEFRHVQQYNNFNVGLSKALHILFGESGQLLGNSAAIPDWFYEGDAVFNETLVSDQGRGRLPFFFNGFRGVWEAGKNYSWMKLRNGSYRDYVPDWYPLGYMMTAYGREKYGPMFWRNVTHDAASFKPLIYPFQHGVKKYAGISYPKFRTEALNYFKQQIALPMDKALVPKVKDNEHFIADAEYPAIVNDSTIIYVKSSYKKRPMLVVKSGSKQRVLAVQYLSLDKHFNYRKGKIVYASYRPDLRWGYRNYNELIIVDVATGKQTRITHHTKYFSPSFSEDGKQIIAVETEPSGKNNLVIIDAVNGIVLNTIPNPGKLYYTYPRFYAGDKIVAGVRNQRGKMTLATVDTKTGEAASLMAYNNVPVGFLNVQKDTVYFTATTGLNDRLYALSLNDKKLYQLRNDTLQNAIGNYEPSVAGKQLAWVSFTNYGYQIHHSDLQDVKWQPIENKQSPGGLYNYNIAPLTKDTSADLLDRVQTQPLKVSRYSKWHNLFNFHSLLPDFEDPDYTLSIAGENVLNTFQSSLYGTYNRNEGYKQIGFNAVYGALFPYIDAGVSHTFDRQGYYRGESIYWNETAVHGGVQIPLNLSRNTHSTFFTFGSDAYYNSVNFQQAYRSRFQDQNYTYLNNYISFSNSISQPVQNIYPHFAQSIYFNYKKGIINQYNYQLLATGNFYFPGLFVNHNLVIGLAHQQRSQNTVIDFSNSFPFSRGYTVYNLYKMDKVALNYHFPIAYPDAGFANLIYIKRLRGNAFFDYTRAKDFYTNGLAFNGNFRSTGGELFFDTQWFNQLPLTFGLRYTRLLDQDLGTHGSNRFELVVPLTLF, from the coding sequence ATGTTGAAGCCCCCTAAAAAGTTACTGCTTGTTGCCTTGCTGTTCATATGTTCCTATAGCTATGGCCAGCAATTTGGCGGAAACCCGCCCTCTGTTAAATGGCAGCAAATCAATACACCGGCTGCAAGGGTGATATTTCCCTACGGGCTTGATTCGGTTGGTTTGCGGGTGGCCAGTATTATTCAGGAAATGAATAATCGGATAAAGCCAACTATTGGTGTAAAGCAGAAGCAGGTAAATATCGTTTTGCAGAATCAGACCATTATTTCTAACGGGTTTGTGCAGTTAGCGCCATTTCGCAGTGAGTTTTACTTAACCCCATCGCAGAATAGTTTTGAACTGGGGACTTTGCCTTGGGATGAGCAGCTTGCTATTCACGAGTTCAGGCATGTACAGCAATACAATAATTTTAATGTAGGCTTATCAAAGGCGCTTCATATTCTTTTCGGAGAAAGCGGGCAGCTGCTTGGTAATTCGGCTGCCATACCCGATTGGTTTTACGAGGGTGACGCCGTTTTTAACGAAACACTGGTAAGCGACCAGGGCAGGGGACGATTGCCTTTTTTTTTTAATGGCTTTAGAGGGGTTTGGGAAGCCGGGAAAAACTACAGCTGGATGAAGCTGCGGAACGGTTCTTACAGGGATTACGTGCCCGACTGGTATCCCTTAGGTTATATGATGACCGCTTACGGGCGCGAGAAATATGGGCCTATGTTTTGGCGAAATGTGACGCATGATGCCGCATCCTTTAAGCCGTTGATCTATCCGTTTCAGCATGGGGTTAAAAAATATGCCGGTATCAGCTATCCGAAATTCAGAACCGAAGCTTTAAATTATTTTAAACAGCAAATTGCTTTACCGATGGATAAGGCCTTGGTTCCTAAGGTTAAAGATAATGAGCACTTTATTGCCGATGCAGAATACCCTGCCATTGTAAATGACAGCACTATTATTTATGTAAAAAGCAGTTACAAAAAGCGGCCAATGCTTGTGGTTAAAAGCGGGTCAAAGCAACGAGTTTTAGCAGTGCAGTATTTATCGTTGGATAAGCACTTTAACTATCGTAAAGGCAAGATAGTTTATGCATCATACCGGCCTGATCTGCGGTGGGGTTACCGCAACTATAACGAACTGATTATAGTTGATGTAGCTACAGGTAAACAGACTAGGATAACGCATCACACCAAATACTTTTCGCCCTCATTTAGTGAAGATGGTAAGCAGATCATAGCAGTAGAAACCGAACCGTCAGGGAAAAATAACCTGGTAATAATAGATGCAGTTAACGGAATTGTTTTAAACACGATACCTAACCCGGGTAAGTTGTATTACACTTATCCGCGTTTTTATGCTGGCGATAAAATAGTTGCAGGTGTGCGTAACCAAAGGGGGAAAATGACCCTTGCCACCGTAGATACCAAAACTGGAGAGGCTGCATCTTTAATGGCTTATAATAATGTGCCGGTTGGATTTTTAAATGTGCAGAAAGATACGGTTTACTTTACAGCCACCACCGGTTTAAACGACCGCCTGTATGCCTTATCGCTTAACGACAAAAAGCTGTATCAGTTACGAAACGATACTTTACAAAACGCTATAGGCAACTATGAACCATCGGTTGCAGGCAAGCAGTTAGCATGGGTAAGTTTTACTAATTATGGCTACCAGATACACCATTCCGATCTGCAAGATGTAAAATGGCAGCCTATTGAAAATAAACAGTCGCCGGGCGGGCTTTATAACTACAATATTGCGCCTTTAACTAAGGATACATCTGCCGATTTGCTCGACCGTGTGCAAACACAGCCTTTAAAAGTAAGCAGGTACAGCAAGTGGCACAACCTGTTTAATTTTCACAGCTTACTGCCCGACTTTGAAGATCCCGATTATACGCTATCCATAGCGGGCGAAAACGTACTGAATACTTTTCAATCATCCTTATACGGCACTTATAACCGCAACGAAGGTTACAAGCAAATTGGTTTTAACGCCGTTTACGGAGCGCTTTTTCCTTACATAGATGCCGGCGTAAGCCATACTTTTGACAGGCAGGGTTATTATAGGGGAGAAAGCATCTACTGGAACGAAACCGCAGTTCATGGTGGCGTGCAAATACCATTGAACTTAAGCCGTAACACGCATAGCACGTTCTTTACTTTCGGTAGCGATGCTTATTACAATTCGGTAAATTTTCAGCAGGCTTATCGCAGCAGATTTCAGGATCAAAACTATACGTACTTAAATAACTATATCAGCTTTAGTAACAGCATTTCACAGCCCGTACAAAACATTTATCCGCATTTTGCTCAAAGCATTTATTTTAACTATAAAAAGGGGATAATTAACCAGTATAACTATCAGTTGCTGGCTACAGGTAATTTTTATTTCCCGGGCTTGTTTGTTAACCATAATCTGGTAATTGGTTTAGCCCATCAGCAGCGAAGCCAAAACACGGTGATCGATTTCTCTAACAGTTTCCCTTTTTCAAGAGGTTATACCGTTTACAATCTTTACAAAATGGATAAGGTAGCACTAAACTATCATTTTCCCATTGCTTATCCCGATGCCGGATTTGCCAACCTGATTTACATAAAGCGGCTTCGCGGTAATGCCTTTTTTGATTACACACGTGCGAAAGACTTTTATACCAACGGCTTAGCCTTTAACGGTAATTTTCGTTCAACAGGCGGGGAGCTGTTTTTTGACACGCAATGGTTTAACCAATTACCGTTAACATTTGGTTTAAGGTACACCCGCCTTTTAGACCAGGATCTGGGAACGCACGGCAGCAACCGTTTCGAGCTGGTTGTGCCGCTTACTTTATTCTAA